From Acidobacteriaceae bacterium, the proteins below share one genomic window:
- a CDS encoding TetR/AcrR family transcriptional regulator — protein MHGETAGRILTTAKELMMERGYSAFSYADIAEAVEIRKASIHHHFPTKAELVVAVLKAHREGLVEATEMLDQKVRDPLARIRSYVQHWEGCIRDQTAPFCIAALLGAEVPALPEEVQAEVQLHFTTLAAWLEKTLKQGVKLQALKLQSSAASEAQVLMAVVHGAMLSARATQSGEIFKIVTDAALKRISLPKQ, from the coding sequence ATGCACGGTGAGACGGCGGGACGGATTCTGACGACGGCGAAGGAACTAATGATGGAACGCGGCTACTCCGCGTTCAGCTATGCCGATATTGCTGAGGCTGTTGAGATTCGGAAGGCAAGCATTCATCATCACTTTCCGACGAAAGCGGAGCTTGTGGTGGCGGTGCTGAAAGCCCACCGCGAGGGCCTTGTGGAAGCGACAGAGATGCTGGACCAGAAGGTCCGGGATCCTTTGGCTCGGATCCGTTCGTATGTGCAGCATTGGGAGGGTTGCATTCGCGACCAGACGGCTCCGTTCTGCATTGCGGCGCTGCTGGGGGCGGAGGTTCCTGCGTTGCCGGAAGAGGTGCAGGCGGAGGTACAGTTACACTTCACGACGCTGGCGGCGTGGTTGGAGAAGACGTTAAAGCAGGGAGTGAAGCTGCAGGCGCTCAAGCTACAGAGCTCAGCGGCAAGCGAAGCGCAAGTACTGATGGCGGTGGTGCATGGAGCGATGCTTTCTGCACGAGCGACGCAGAGTGGAGAAATCTTCAAGATAGTTACGGATGCAGCATTAAAGCGGATCAGTCTGCCCAAGCAGTAG
- a CDS encoding alginate lyase family protein, producing MIAFALALHSCVPASLAEEPKLAHVNDHKASFLDVEQRREELHVASTPRVREALNATRSCLSTSPVEPPSGKIYIPRRHVNGGHGKTNPRESELSQPYYHIQALAANGANSFLITGDHKESECVLDALDRWAAADTLMNYDAAADSEAWNQVGWTIASLSLSVSVIESDAELDVGKRKDVVHWLHRACVRLISQKKIHGEQLVNENNLSYWRGLAATATGIITSDDQLFTYGLAQYERAIGQIDKDGSWPLEMERKELALHYQSFALEALVMIAELAKRQGIDLYSYSVHGRTLSSAVAFLSSAMTKPEIAAKRAGTEQKIDIDASDFFSWLEYWNRRFGPSGLEPYLNHPWFAARLAGSATLYAAPAQPKGGLE from the coding sequence TTGATTGCCTTCGCGCTGGCACTACATTCTTGCGTCCCTGCTTCTCTCGCTGAGGAGCCCAAGCTAGCGCATGTCAATGACCATAAGGCTTCGTTCCTTGATGTGGAACAGAGGCGTGAAGAACTTCACGTAGCTTCGACACCGCGAGTGCGCGAAGCGCTGAATGCTACCCGGTCATGCTTGTCCACGTCGCCCGTCGAGCCGCCGAGCGGAAAGATTTATATACCGCGTCGTCACGTGAATGGCGGTCACGGAAAAACAAATCCACGCGAAAGCGAGCTGTCACAACCCTACTATCACATTCAGGCGCTGGCTGCGAACGGCGCGAATAGCTTTCTAATCACTGGCGATCACAAGGAATCGGAATGCGTCCTTGATGCGCTCGATCGCTGGGCTGCCGCAGACACCTTAATGAATTACGACGCCGCTGCCGATTCCGAAGCCTGGAATCAGGTGGGATGGACGATCGCATCCCTGTCGCTGTCCGTTTCCGTGATTGAGTCCGACGCGGAACTGGACGTCGGGAAGAGAAAGGATGTAGTTCACTGGTTGCACCGTGCGTGCGTACGGTTGATTTCTCAGAAGAAGATACACGGTGAACAGCTCGTCAATGAGAATAACCTCTCCTATTGGCGTGGGCTCGCAGCCACGGCAACCGGAATCATCACCTCGGACGACCAGCTATTCACCTATGGACTCGCCCAGTACGAGAGGGCCATCGGACAGATCGACAAGGACGGTTCTTGGCCGCTGGAAATGGAACGCAAGGAACTTGCGCTTCACTATCAGAGCTTTGCTCTGGAAGCACTTGTGATGATTGCCGAGCTTGCCAAGAGGCAGGGCATTGATCTTTATTCCTATTCAGTGCATGGCAGAACATTATCTTCAGCCGTCGCATTTCTCTCTTCAGCGATGACCAAACCAGAGATCGCGGCGAAGCGTGCGGGAACCGAACAGAAGATCGATATCGACGCGTCAGACTTTTTCTCGTGGCTTGAGTATTGGAATCGGCGCTTCGGCCCCAGCGGCCTGGAGCCATACCTGAATCATCCTTGGTTTGCCGCGCGACTCGCAGGGAGCGCCACCTTATACGCCGCTCCCGCTCAACCTAAAGGAGGGCTGGAGTGA
- a CDS encoding DUF1501 domain-containing protein: MSIRKPLNRRVFLQSLAGTSFLLPGMLHEMMAETLSPAAAAAAAAANPLAPRAPMFPAKAKRVIFLYMSGGVSHVDTFDPKPKLAADTSKQYKGDFLHASPWKFNRYASCGTEVSELFPHVGSMMDDICVIRSMNNDIPNHSQAVLQIHGGSTVEPRPSIGSWSSYALGTVNQELPSYMVLAPEIPYGGAQCWDSSFLPACHQGVRVIPGQEAIPNISRASKVEIQDMDLGLINFFNQRNLAEHEGDKNLAARIKTFETAAGMQMEAPEAFDITKESDATLKMYGITRDTKKGFGWQCLVARRLAERGVRFVELIDTGSDKYNNWDSHLDIKMHATQARKVDQPIAGLLKDLKSRGMLEDTLVVWTTEFGRKPGDSSPDEQGRTHWSKSYSSWLAGGGIKGGITHGQTDDYGYEVVDKSVDIHDFHATILNQMGLDHKKLTFRHAGRDYRLTDVAGHVVRDIIA, translated from the coding sequence ATGTCGATCCGCAAGCCGCTTAATCGCCGCGTATTTCTACAGTCTCTGGCGGGTACTTCGTTTCTATTGCCTGGCATGTTGCACGAGATGATGGCCGAGACGTTGTCGCCTGCTGCAGCCGCAGCCGCGGCCGCGGCCAATCCGCTGGCTCCGCGTGCGCCAATGTTTCCGGCGAAGGCCAAGCGCGTGATCTTTCTTTACATGAGCGGTGGTGTTTCGCATGTGGACACGTTCGATCCCAAGCCGAAGCTCGCTGCGGATACGAGCAAGCAGTACAAGGGCGACTTTCTGCATGCGTCGCCGTGGAAGTTCAACCGCTATGCGAGCTGCGGAACGGAGGTCAGCGAACTCTTCCCGCACGTCGGCTCGATGATGGACGATATCTGCGTCATCCGGTCGATGAACAACGACATCCCGAACCACTCGCAGGCGGTGTTGCAGATTCACGGCGGCTCGACGGTGGAGCCGCGGCCGAGTATCGGCTCGTGGTCGAGCTACGCGCTGGGCACGGTGAACCAGGAGCTGCCGTCGTACATGGTGCTCGCGCCGGAGATTCCTTACGGCGGAGCGCAGTGTTGGGATTCGAGCTTCCTGCCGGCGTGCCATCAGGGCGTGCGCGTGATCCCGGGCCAGGAGGCGATTCCGAATATCAGCCGCGCGTCAAAGGTTGAGATTCAGGACATGGACCTTGGCCTGATCAACTTCTTCAACCAGCGCAACCTGGCTGAGCATGAAGGCGATAAGAACCTGGCGGCGCGCATCAAGACTTTTGAGACGGCAGCCGGTATGCAGATGGAAGCGCCGGAGGCGTTCGACATCACGAAGGAAAGCGATGCGACGCTGAAGATGTATGGCATCACGCGCGATACGAAGAAGGGCTTTGGCTGGCAGTGTCTTGTGGCCCGGCGTCTTGCGGAGCGCGGCGTACGCTTTGTCGAGCTGATCGATACGGGATCGGACAAGTACAACAACTGGGATTCGCACCTCGACATCAAGATGCATGCGACGCAGGCGCGCAAGGTGGATCAGCCGATCGCTGGTTTGCTGAAGGATTTGAAGTCGCGCGGGATGCTGGAAGACACGCTGGTGGTTTGGACGACGGAGTTCGGCCGCAAGCCGGGTGACTCTTCACCGGATGAGCAGGGGCGCACGCACTGGTCGAAGTCGTACTCCTCGTGGCTGGCGGGTGGTGGCATCAAGGGCGGCATCACGCATGGTCAGACGGATGACTACGGCTATGAAGTGGTCGATAAATCGGTGGACATTCACGACTTTCATGCGACGATTTTGAACCAGATGGGGCTCGACCATAAGAAGCTTACGTTCCGCCACGCGGGCCGCGATTATCGTCTGACGGACGTGGCCGGACATGTGGTGCGGGACATTATTGCGTAG
- a CDS encoding ABC transporter ATP-binding protein: MASIELQNVTKEFRLARGKQVRAIETVDLTIADGEFIALLGPSGCGKSTLLHMIAGLDAPSSGNVLVGNEPPSELQKKHELGIAFQEHALLPWRSVEANLALPFQIAGQKPDPDRIASLIKLVGLSGFESARPSQLSGGMKQRVSIARALALQPRVLLLDEPFGALDPVTRRSMNLELQRIWSEQQITTVLVTHTVEEAIFLADRILVMSGRPGRVLRNVRVPFDRPRSADTMRDPSFHALADELTHLLEPA, from the coding sequence ATGGCCTCCATCGAACTCCAGAACGTCACCAAAGAGTTCCGCCTCGCACGCGGCAAGCAGGTCCGCGCCATCGAAACCGTCGACCTCACCATCGCCGACGGCGAGTTCATCGCGTTACTCGGCCCCTCCGGCTGCGGCAAAAGCACGCTGCTGCACATGATCGCCGGGCTCGACGCTCCCAGCTCCGGCAACGTCCTCGTCGGCAACGAACCACCCTCTGAGCTGCAGAAGAAGCACGAACTCGGCATCGCCTTCCAGGAGCACGCTCTGCTCCCCTGGCGCAGCGTCGAAGCCAACCTCGCGCTGCCCTTTCAGATCGCCGGACAAAAGCCCGACCCCGACCGCATCGCCTCGCTCATCAAGCTCGTCGGCCTCAGCGGCTTCGAATCCGCACGCCCCTCGCAACTCTCCGGCGGCATGAAGCAGCGCGTCTCCATCGCCCGTGCGCTCGCTCTGCAACCCCGCGTCCTCTTGCTCGACGAACCCTTCGGCGCACTCGATCCCGTCACTCGCCGCAGCATGAACCTCGAGCTGCAACGCATCTGGAGCGAGCAGCAAATCACCACCGTCCTCGTCACCCACACCGTCGAAGAAGCCATCTTCCTCGCCGACCGCATCCTCGTCATGAGCGGTCGCCCCGGCCGCGTTCTCCGCAACGTGCGCGTCCCCTTCGACCGCCCCCGCTCCGCCGACACCATGCGCGACCCCAGCTTCCACGCACTCGCCGACGAACTCACCCATCTGCTGGAGCCGGCATGA
- a CDS encoding ABC transporter substrate-binding protein — MNRRTFLHLAALSSAASLAGCRHAQSNSVIWALGWIPDVEYGNLWTALDQKYFAKTGAHVSYIPGGPNAPQPVVMVAAEEATLGDAEWLPFTDAVLQGNDFVIIAAQFPVLPTGLITLPSRPIHKPKDMIGARFLVQGPSERSELLATFKLNKLPLDYKLVPVGFSPEALLEGQGDAYFCYITNQPRTLEKMGLKRGKDFFVTKIYELGYRVPSSLLFVPRRMVRDHREQLIGFLQGLLHARETNLADKTLAPRLAAERYGGDLGLDYAQQLDLNIGQLELEVEPGQQVPFSFSPAAFGPLYAAAEATGRIGLPPPERLFDLSLLHEAFQRMKGNATPDVRRA, encoded by the coding sequence TTGAATCGGCGGACTTTTCTACACCTGGCCGCGTTGTCCTCAGCCGCCTCGCTGGCGGGCTGTCGTCATGCGCAATCCAACAGCGTCATCTGGGCGCTGGGCTGGATTCCTGACGTCGAGTACGGCAATCTCTGGACCGCGCTCGATCAAAAATACTTTGCCAAAACCGGCGCGCATGTCAGCTATATCCCCGGCGGCCCCAACGCTCCGCAGCCTGTCGTGATGGTTGCAGCCGAGGAAGCAACGCTCGGCGATGCCGAGTGGCTTCCCTTCACGGACGCCGTCCTGCAGGGCAATGACTTCGTCATCATCGCCGCACAGTTTCCCGTGCTGCCCACCGGCCTCATCACGCTGCCGTCGCGCCCCATCCATAAGCCGAAGGACATGATCGGCGCGCGCTTTCTCGTGCAAGGCCCCAGCGAGCGCTCCGAACTTCTCGCCACCTTCAAGCTCAACAAGCTTCCGCTCGACTACAAGCTCGTCCCCGTCGGCTTCTCGCCGGAAGCGCTGCTCGAAGGCCAGGGCGACGCGTACTTCTGCTACATCACCAACCAGCCACGCACGCTGGAAAAGATGGGCCTCAAGCGTGGCAAAGACTTCTTCGTCACCAAGATCTACGAGCTTGGCTACCGCGTTCCGTCTTCGCTGCTCTTCGTTCCTCGCCGCATGGTCCGCGACCATCGCGAGCAGCTCATCGGCTTCCTCCAGGGACTTCTTCACGCGCGCGAAACCAACCTCGCCGATAAGACCCTCGCGCCTCGCCTCGCCGCCGAACGCTACGGCGGCGACCTTGGCCTCGACTACGCGCAACAGCTCGACCTCAACATCGGACAGCTTGAACTCGAGGTCGAGCCGGGCCAGCAGGTCCCTTTCTCCTTCAGCCCTGCCGCCTTCGGCCCGCTCTACGCCGCCGCCGAAGCCACCGGTCGCATCGGTCTGCCGCCGCCCGAACGCCTCTTCGATCTTTCGCTTCTGCACGAAGCCTTCCAACGCATGAAAGGAAACGCCACGCCCGATGTCCGCCGCGCCTAA
- a CDS encoding ABC transporter permease subunit produces the protein MKLLLRILQQSWAVLLLLALWQVWVMSSGLNSIVVVSPLQVAHDLLSNPRLYLLPTAWTLGFSLGGLALGMLAGLGLAILCWGSSLLGGALQAGSLVLLATPVVCLIPILARIFGYTSRTEILTVALMTFFPAFVYGAAGMNRLPRRSAEFFATLHASSRARLTLLALPAAMPSMAVALRVGTAYSVLVTVTAEYLMQTGGLGNLFAVTMQEFNLRRALGASIIAMVLSSILYELAGIFERWIRTRFS, from the coding sequence ATGAAGCTCCTTCTCCGCATCCTGCAACAAAGCTGGGCCGTCCTTCTCCTGCTCGCCCTCTGGCAGGTCTGGGTCATGTCCAGCGGACTCAACAGCATCGTCGTCGTCTCGCCCCTGCAGGTTGCGCACGACCTCCTCAGCAACCCGCGCCTCTACCTTCTTCCCACTGCCTGGACGCTCGGCTTCTCGCTTGGCGGACTCGCTCTGGGTATGCTCGCGGGTCTCGGCCTCGCCATTCTCTGCTGGGGCTCTAGCCTCCTCGGCGGTGCGCTGCAGGCAGGTTCGCTCGTCCTGCTCGCAACTCCAGTAGTCTGCCTCATCCCCATCCTCGCGCGCATCTTCGGCTACACCAGCCGCACAGAAATCCTCACCGTCGCGCTCATGACGTTCTTCCCCGCCTTCGTCTACGGAGCCGCAGGAATGAACCGCCTTCCGCGTCGCTCGGCCGAGTTCTTCGCCACACTGCACGCCTCCTCGCGCGCCCGCCTCACCCTGCTCGCGCTGCCCGCCGCCATGCCCAGCATGGCCGTCGCACTACGCGTCGGCACAGCCTACAGCGTCCTCGTCACGGTCACGGCCGAGTACCTGATGCAGACCGGCGGCCTCGGCAACCTCTTCGCCGTCACCATGCAGGAGTTCAACCTCCGCCGCGCCCTCGGCGCCAGCATCATCGCCATGGTTCTCTCGTCAATCCTCTACGAACTTGCCGGCATATTCGAACGCTGGATCCGCACCCGCTTCAGCTAA
- a CDS encoding amidohydrolase family protein, whose product MSAAPNSQEKQSISLLIRNADIVTFDDADTVVRSGAIAVDGTDILFLGSLEDAEARYTAAETIDAKGMIAMPGFIDCHVHTAQQFLHSKLTSIRRKGELRAPMWQRYLIPFEAGLEPEDVYASGLTAYSSMIASGTTCFLEAGGPFPDEMGRAADDIGIRGRIAMATVDATDDIPPQCRMDTDVALRRSEELVNRWKPHSRVNAWLSLRQLLVNSEALRFGMRDLSHALDTPIHTHLAEGTYEVDYAIRTWNMRSAEYLEQTGCLDHYVHAAHSVLLSLNELDLYAKRNVSACHCSLNNYTMGRPRVLEMMRRGIALGLGTDGAATRSSLDMFQVVHGAVLGQQAVNGTPYHVDPPVTCEQMLKQAFRGGARAARLGDQIGSLEVGKKADIVLVSTDDYDQFPLLDPVITLAESTVGRDVHTVVVDGRVVMKNRELLTVDLGPMRERVAKQYSTIMSRFDSAIA is encoded by the coding sequence ATGTCCGCCGCGCCTAATTCTCAGGAAAAGCAGTCGATCAGCCTTCTCATCCGCAACGCCGACATCGTCACCTTCGACGACGCCGACACCGTCGTGCGCTCAGGTGCCATCGCCGTAGACGGCACAGACATCCTCTTCCTCGGTTCGCTTGAAGACGCCGAAGCCCGTTACACCGCTGCCGAAACCATCGACGCCAAAGGCATGATCGCCATGCCCGGCTTCATCGACTGCCACGTCCACACCGCGCAGCAGTTCCTGCACAGCAAGCTGACCAGCATCCGCCGCAAAGGCGAGCTGCGTGCCCCCATGTGGCAGCGCTACCTCATCCCCTTCGAAGCCGGCCTCGAACCCGAAGACGTCTACGCCAGCGGCCTCACCGCGTACTCCTCCATGATCGCCAGCGGAACCACCTGCTTCCTCGAAGCCGGTGGCCCCTTCCCCGACGAGATGGGTCGCGCCGCAGATGACATCGGTATCCGCGGACGCATCGCCATGGCCACCGTCGACGCGACCGACGACATTCCTCCGCAGTGCCGCATGGACACCGACGTCGCTCTCCGCCGCAGCGAAGAGCTCGTCAACCGCTGGAAGCCGCACTCCCGCGTCAACGCCTGGCTCTCTCTCCGCCAGCTTCTCGTCAACTCCGAAGCCCTCCGCTTCGGCATGCGCGACCTTTCTCACGCCCTCGACACGCCCATCCACACGCACCTCGCCGAAGGCACCTACGAAGTCGACTACGCCATCCGCACCTGGAACATGCGTTCCGCCGAGTATCTCGAACAGACCGGTTGCCTCGACCACTACGTCCACGCCGCGCACTCCGTGCTGCTCAGCCTCAACGAGCTCGACCTCTACGCCAAGCGCAACGTCTCCGCCTGCCACTGCTCGCTGAACAACTACACCATGGGCCGCCCGCGCGTGCTGGAGATGATGCGTCGTGGCATCGCCCTCGGTCTCGGCACGGACGGAGCAGCCACACGTTCCTCGCTCGACATGTTCCAGGTCGTGCACGGTGCCGTCCTCGGCCAGCAGGCCGTCAACGGCACGCCCTACCACGTCGACCCGCCCGTCACCTGCGAGCAGATGCTCAAGCAGGCCTTCCGCGGCGGCGCACGCGCCGCACGCCTCGGCGATCAGATCGGCTCGCTCGAAGTCGGCAAAAAAGCCGACATCGTCCTCGTCTCCACCGACGACTACGACCAGTTCCCGCTGCTCGATCCCGTCATCACGCTCGCCGAAAGCACCGTTGGCCGCGACGTCCACACCGTCGTCGTCGATGGTCGCGTCGTCATGAAGAACCGCGAGCTGCTCACCGTGGACCTCGGACCCATGCGCGAACGCGTCGCCAAACAGTACTCCACCATCATGTCGCGCTTTGACAGCGCCATCGCCTAA
- a CDS encoding ABC transporter permease subunit, producing the protein MNARSQLRALTRPSLSETPRRALAQVIGLAVLLVAWQIAGKHALAGKTLPALTDVLSVFTISWRRDLLIRSAASTGLSALIGLFAGSLLGLATAMLTRLLPKLEAGLDRVSVVVNAMPVIALGPVLIITAGREATPALLAAIPVFFQIYVAGTAGLRSADHTTGSYLRATGASRWQQMTMLELPSAIPTLLSGLKVCVTTAMLGAIVGEWFGAARGLGIVILNTMQNYQIPLLWAAVLVTAALSLTAYMVVSALEGLLARRFA; encoded by the coding sequence ATGAACGCTCGCTCCCAACTACGTGCTCTCACGCGCCCCAGCCTCAGCGAAACCCCACGCCGCGCCCTCGCGCAGGTCATCGGACTCGCCGTCCTGCTCGTCGCCTGGCAGATCGCAGGCAAGCACGCCCTCGCAGGAAAAACCCTTCCCGCACTCACCGACGTCCTGAGCGTCTTCACCATCTCCTGGCGTCGCGACCTGCTCATCCGCTCTGCCGCCAGTACCGGACTCTCCGCACTCATCGGCCTTTTCGCCGGCAGCCTCCTTGGACTGGCCACGGCGATGCTCACGCGCCTGCTGCCCAAGCTTGAAGCCGGTCTCGACCGCGTCTCCGTCGTCGTGAACGCGATGCCCGTCATCGCGCTTGGCCCGGTACTCATCATCACTGCGGGCCGCGAAGCCACACCTGCTCTGCTCGCAGCCATTCCCGTCTTCTTCCAGATCTACGTCGCAGGCACCGCAGGCCTGCGCTCTGCCGACCACACCACCGGCAGCTACCTCCGCGCCACCGGAGCCTCCCGCTGGCAGCAGATGACGATGCTCGAGCTTCCCTCCGCCATCCCAACTCTGCTCAGCGGCCTCAAAGTCTGCGTCACCACCGCCATGCTCGGCGCCATCGTCGGCGAGTGGTTTGGCGCAGCGCGTGGCCTCGGCATCGTCATCCTCAACACGATGCAGAACTACCAGATCCCTCTGCTGTGGGCCGCTGTCCTCGTCACTGCGGCGCTTTCGCTCACGGCTTACATGGTCGTCTCTGCACTCGAAGGCCTGCTCGCGCGGAGGTTCGCATGA
- a CDS encoding PSD1 and planctomycete cytochrome C domain-containing protein, with amino-acid sequence MAVAIFVPVAGHAQTDAQYTQTVKPIFDRSCSGCHMNGGHAGGLKMDSMGSLLAGGDSGAPVKFGKPEASMLSQAIHWKDESLQMPPKGKLSDDDIAAVDKWIAASSAPIAPADAPAETAAATSETKSLPAVEASKQPLNPALTATNVAEVKPASSPALAAEQEAYFETYVRPVLVNKCYSCHAGAAKGGLRMDSRKALLQGGKDGAVVVPGHPELSMLATAVHYGDGRLQMPPRGPLKPEEVTAIDQWIKDGLPWPGGDVSPVTKVTADARKFWSFQPVVRPEVPKVESTWVDNDIDRFILTKLEEKKLKVGEDADKRTLLRRVTYDLTGLPPTTAEMQAFLADKSPKAYERVVDRLLASTAYGERWGRIWLDVVRYADTTGALGDFPIPQAFKYRDWVIESFNEDKPYDRFLKEQIAGDLLPAANADEHWKQTIATGYLAEANVADNAQIYDAVDNLGSAMLGVTVSCARCHDHKFDPIPTSDYYALAGIFKSTHFPRAGSDGMRYQSELVYRDPKAAATPEMVAFQAQLKPIADAIAAVNRLPGTYDDLMPQLQRRRMNLFERAPAMPESAYAVTEQKVPMSAQIMLHGDPLNLGDEVPRGTLQVLGGGALPAGTKGSGRLELANWVANANNPTTTRVIVNRLWQGHFGRGIVATPNNFGTRGMPPSNQALLDFLASELVRNGWSIKSMQRMMVMSHAYRLSDKDIPADSEIDPDNAYLWRHSVLRLDAEEIRDTMLADSGQLDRTPGGQHPFPPMATWNWEEQNPFKPVLSRYEDHKRTVYMMIQRTVKHPYMTLFDGADPAVSTDIRTSSLTPLQALYFMNSPFPRQCADAMAAELEKKDAKPSVRMDEAFEVIFSRPPAAEERKRSEEFMEKVSTKMVAEGMAPEAAHEKAFSHLIQAMYSSNEFMFVP; translated from the coding sequence TTGGCTGTAGCGATTTTTGTGCCCGTTGCCGGGCACGCCCAGACCGATGCGCAATATACGCAGACGGTGAAACCGATCTTTGACCGTTCGTGCTCGGGCTGCCATATGAATGGCGGCCATGCTGGCGGTTTGAAGATGGACTCGATGGGTTCGTTGCTGGCTGGTGGCGACAGCGGGGCGCCGGTGAAGTTTGGCAAGCCGGAAGCGTCGATGCTTTCGCAGGCGATTCACTGGAAGGACGAATCGCTGCAGATGCCGCCGAAGGGCAAGCTGAGCGATGACGATATCGCTGCGGTGGACAAGTGGATTGCGGCAAGCTCCGCGCCGATCGCGCCTGCGGATGCTCCTGCTGAGACTGCGGCAGCAACTTCTGAGACGAAGAGCCTTCCTGCGGTGGAGGCTTCAAAGCAGCCACTGAACCCTGCGTTGACGGCGACGAATGTGGCTGAGGTTAAGCCCGCGAGTTCGCCCGCGCTGGCCGCGGAGCAGGAAGCGTACTTCGAGACATATGTTCGCCCGGTGCTGGTGAACAAGTGCTATTCGTGCCATGCGGGCGCGGCGAAGGGCGGCTTGCGGATGGATTCGCGCAAGGCGTTGCTGCAGGGTGGCAAGGACGGCGCGGTGGTTGTGCCGGGGCATCCTGAGCTGAGCATGTTGGCGACGGCGGTGCACTATGGCGATGGCCGTTTGCAGATGCCTCCGCGTGGCCCGTTGAAGCCGGAAGAAGTGACGGCGATCGATCAGTGGATCAAGGACGGCCTGCCGTGGCCAGGTGGCGATGTGTCCCCGGTGACGAAGGTGACGGCGGACGCGCGCAAGTTCTGGTCGTTCCAGCCGGTGGTTCGGCCTGAGGTTCCGAAGGTTGAGTCCACGTGGGTGGACAACGACATCGACCGCTTCATCCTGACGAAGCTGGAAGAGAAGAAGCTGAAGGTCGGCGAGGATGCGGACAAGCGCACGCTGTTGCGTCGCGTGACGTATGACCTCACTGGTCTGCCGCCGACGACGGCGGAGATGCAGGCGTTCCTCGCAGATAAATCGCCGAAGGCGTATGAGCGTGTTGTCGATCGCTTGCTGGCGTCGACCGCGTACGGCGAGCGTTGGGGCCGCATCTGGCTTGACGTGGTTCGCTATGCGGATACGACGGGCGCACTGGGCGACTTCCCGATTCCACAGGCGTTCAAGTATCGCGACTGGGTGATCGAGTCGTTCAACGAAGACAAGCCGTACGATCGATTCCTTAAGGAGCAGATTGCAGGTGATCTGCTGCCTGCGGCGAACGCCGACGAGCATTGGAAGCAGACAATTGCGACAGGCTATCTTGCCGAAGCGAACGTGGCGGACAACGCGCAGATCTATGACGCGGTCGATAATCTTGGCTCAGCGATGCTGGGCGTGACGGTGAGCTGCGCTCGCTGCCATGACCACAAGTTCGATCCGATTCCTACATCGGACTACTACGCGCTGGCGGGCATCTTCAAGAGCACGCACTTTCCGCGTGCGGGCAGCGATGGAATGCGCTACCAGAGCGAACTGGTGTATCGCGATCCAAAGGCTGCAGCAACGCCGGAGATGGTGGCGTTCCAGGCGCAGTTGAAGCCGATTGCGGATGCGATTGCAGCGGTGAACCGGTTGCCGGGAACGTACGACGACCTGATGCCTCAGCTTCAGCGCCGGCGCATGAACCTGTTTGAGCGCGCCCCTGCGATGCCGGAGTCCGCGTATGCGGTGACGGAGCAGAAGGTGCCGATGTCGGCGCAGATCATGCTGCACGGCGATCCGCTGAACCTGGGGGATGAGGTGCCGCGTGGCACGCTGCAGGTGCTGGGTGGCGGAGCGTTGCCCGCTGGCACGAAGGGCAGCGGACGGCTGGAGCTGGCGAACTGGGTTGCCAATGCGAACAATCCAACGACGACGCGGGTGATCGTAAACCGGTTGTGGCAGGGGCACTTCGGCCGTGGCATTGTGGCAACGCCGAACAACTTTGGTACGCGTGGTATGCCGCCGAGCAACCAGGCACTGCTGGACTTTCTAGCCAGCGAACTGGTGCGCAATGGATGGTCGATCAAGAGTATGCAGCGCATGATGGTGATGTCGCACGCGTATCGCTTGTCGGATAAGGACATCCCCGCTGACAGCGAGATCGATCCGGACAACGCGTACCTCTGGCGGCATTCGGTCCTGCGGCTGGATGCGGAGGAGATCCGCGACACGATGTTGGCGGACTCCGGTCAGCTTGACCGCACGCCGGGGGGGCAGCATCCGTTCCCGCCGATGGCGACGTGGAACTGGGAAGAACAGAACCCGTTCAAACCTGTGCTCTCGCGCTATGAAGACCACAAGCGCACCGTGTACATGATGATTCAGCGCACGGTGAAGCATCCGTATATGACGCTCTTCGACGGCGCAGATCCTGCGGTGAGCACGGATATTCGTACGTCGAGTCTGACGCCGTTGCAGGCGCTTTACTTCATGAACTCACCGTTCCCGCGTCAGTGCGCTGATGCGATGGCGGCTGAGTTGGAGAAGAAGGACGCAAAGCCTTCTGTGCGGATGGACGAGGCGTTCGAGGTGATCTTTAGTCGTCCGCCAGCGGCGGAGGAACGGAAGCGCAGCGAAGAGTTTATGGAGAAGGTGAGTACGAAGATGGTGGCTGAGGGAATGGCTCCCGAGGCTGCGCACGAAAAAGCGTTCTCGCATTTGATTCAGGCGATGTATTCCAGCAACGAGTTCATGTTTGTGCCGTAG